Proteins from a single region of Acidobacteriota bacterium:
- a CDS encoding MBL fold metallo-hydrolase, with protein MRYTRLTAPHDSPFAQGSVHAYLVHGAVPTLVDAPSATPAFLDEIADALTAAGDGPLRQVIVTHGHPDHIDGAAGIHARWPQAVFRKRAPLPVADAIAWQVVEKEPMLAVGDTQMWMIATPGHAPDHACLFDVHEGILIGGDIAMNGSTMAIPADHGGSLRQYMASLHAVLDLQPRVILPGHGEPILQPAALLRGYISHRIARERQVLECLAAGIASTDAIVDTLYAGLADTLRPAARQNAIAHLRKLEEDGRVACAGDDWHLRSA; from the coding sequence ATGCGCTACACGCGGCTGACGGCTCCACACGATTCACCATTCGCCCAGGGCTCCGTGCACGCGTACCTCGTACACGGTGCCGTGCCCACGCTCGTCGACGCGCCGTCTGCGACGCCCGCGTTCCTGGACGAGATCGCCGATGCGCTCACGGCAGCCGGCGACGGTCCGCTCCGGCAGGTGATCGTCACGCACGGCCATCCGGATCACATCGACGGTGCGGCGGGTATCCACGCGCGCTGGCCGCAGGCGGTCTTCCGCAAGCGCGCGCCGCTGCCTGTTGCCGATGCGATCGCCTGGCAGGTGGTGGAGAAGGAGCCGATGCTCGCCGTTGGCGACACGCAGATGTGGATGATCGCCACGCCGGGACACGCGCCCGATCATGCGTGCCTGTTCGACGTGCACGAAGGCATCCTGATTGGTGGAGATATCGCGATGAATGGCAGCACCATGGCCATCCCGGCCGACCATGGCGGCAGCCTGCGCCAGTACATGGCGTCGCTGCACGCCGTACTGGACCTGCAGCCGCGCGTCATCCTGCCCGGCCACGGTGAGCCCATCCTGCAACCCGCGGCGTTGCTACGTGGCTACATCTCGCACAGGATCGCGCGCGAGCGACAGGTGCTCGAGTGCCTCGCAGCGGGGATTGCGTCGACCGATGCGATCGTCGACACGCTGTATGCTGGCCTCGCCGACACCCTGAGACCCGCCGCGCGACAGAACGCGATCGCTCACCTTCGCAAGCTCGAAGAGGACGGCCGCGTGGCGTGTGCGGGCGATGACTGGCACCTCCGGAGCGCCTGA
- a CDS encoding VOC family protein, which yields MTQDIQPGEIGWVDLTVDNATQVRDFYRAVVGWEYRDVQMEGGYADYAMTNLEGRDVTGICHARGINEGVPAQWLVYFTVLDLQFAVDETVARGGAVLRGPTDMEVGRFAVIRDPAGAVCALFQAPSGTPEKTP from the coding sequence ATGACACAGGACATCCAGCCAGGCGAGATCGGGTGGGTCGACCTCACCGTCGACAACGCGACGCAGGTGCGTGACTTCTACAGGGCCGTTGTCGGGTGGGAGTATCGCGACGTGCAGATGGAAGGCGGCTACGCCGACTACGCGATGACCAACCTCGAAGGCCGCGACGTGACGGGCATCTGTCATGCGAGGGGCATCAACGAGGGCGTTCCGGCGCAATGGCTCGTGTATTTCACGGTGCTGGATCTGCAGTTCGCCGTCGACGAGACCGTGGCGCGTGGCGGGGCGGTGCTCCGCGGACCGACGGACATGGAGGTGGGCCGATTCGCCGTGATCCGCGACCCGGCCGGGGCCGTGTGCGCCCTGTTCCAGGCCCCGTCAGGCACGCCGGAAAAAACTCCTTGA
- the def gene encoding peptide deformylase, whose protein sequence is MSILKVARMGHPVLRARARALDPSEVRAAVMQKFIDDMMDTMLEYEGIGLAAPQVHEGVRLFVAGLDDGQGKLRVTPFVNPVITPLSDATAEDWEGCLSIPDIRGRVPRHAHIRIDALDRKGKPFQMELRDFQARVVQHETDHLDGVLFFDRMSTFGSLTFLEEYSRYHRSPGADEEDE, encoded by the coding sequence ATGTCCATCCTGAAAGTCGCCCGCATGGGCCATCCGGTGCTCCGCGCGCGCGCGCGGGCGCTCGATCCGTCGGAAGTGCGGGCGGCGGTGATGCAGAAGTTCATCGACGACATGATGGACACCATGCTCGAGTACGAGGGCATCGGTCTGGCAGCACCGCAGGTCCATGAAGGCGTGCGCCTGTTTGTCGCCGGTCTTGACGATGGGCAGGGCAAGCTGCGCGTGACGCCGTTCGTCAACCCGGTGATCACGCCGCTGTCTGACGCGACGGCCGAGGACTGGGAGGGTTGCCTCAGCATCCCCGACATCCGCGGCCGCGTGCCCCGGCACGCGCACATCCGCATCGACGCCCTCGATCGCAAGGGCAAGCCGTTCCAGATGGAGCTGCGCGACTTCCAGGCCCGCGTCGTCCAGCACGAGACCGATCACCTCGACGGCGTGCTGTTCTTCGATCGCATGTCGACGTTCGGGTCGCTGACGTTCCTCGAGGAGTACTCGCGCTACCACCGCAGCCCGGGCGCCGACGAGGAGGACGAGTAA
- the hpnC gene encoding squalene synthase HpnC: MMPHDESYARCQAIAAAHYENFPVASRLVPARMRPHIAAVYAFARAADDFADEGRAGEQERLAWLEAWRGLREAGAGTAPMAPAVGHVSAADVRATFVAVHDTIARCGLDPALLDDLVSAFAQDVTTTRYDTWRAVLDYCRRSANPVGRLVLGIAGVRDADALRQSDAVCTALQLTNFWQDLGDDWRVRQRLYVPADVMARHGATTAALDAGVPDPAWREVLDDLGEKTMALFAEGRPVSEAVRGRLRYELRATWLGGTTILRRTLDVRRRSLDERPALSRGDLLRIAIAACLRTP, from the coding sequence ATGATGCCCCATGACGAGAGCTACGCGCGGTGCCAGGCGATTGCGGCCGCGCACTACGAGAACTTCCCCGTGGCGTCGCGCCTCGTGCCGGCGCGGATGCGGCCGCACATCGCCGCCGTGTACGCCTTCGCGCGCGCGGCAGACGATTTCGCCGACGAGGGGCGGGCAGGCGAACAGGAGCGCCTGGCGTGGCTCGAGGCGTGGCGCGGCCTGCGCGAGGCTGGTGCTGGCACCGCGCCGATGGCACCAGCTGTCGGGCACGTGTCTGCCGCCGACGTGCGGGCGACGTTCGTCGCCGTGCACGACACCATCGCGCGCTGCGGTCTCGATCCGGCACTGTTGGACGACCTCGTGTCCGCTTTCGCGCAGGACGTGACCACCACGCGCTACGACACGTGGCGCGCCGTGCTCGACTACTGCCGGCGATCGGCCAATCCGGTGGGCCGCCTGGTGCTCGGTATCGCCGGCGTCCGCGACGCCGACGCCCTGCGCCAGTCCGACGCCGTGTGTACGGCGCTCCAGTTGACCAACTTCTGGCAGGACCTTGGCGACGACTGGCGCGTGCGCCAGCGGTTGTACGTGCCTGCCGACGTCATGGCCCGTCACGGCGCGACGACGGCCGCGCTCGATGCCGGTGTCCCCGACCCCGCCTGGCGTGAGGTGCTCGACGACCTCGGCGAGAAGACGATGGCGTTGTTTGCGGAGGGCAGGCCCGTATCCGAGGCGGTGCGCGGGCGATTGCGGTACGAACTGCGAGCCACATGGCTTGGCGGCACCACGATCCTGCGCCGCACGCTCGACGTCCGCCGCCGCTCGCTCGACGAGCGCCCCGCCCTGTCGCGCGGCGACCTCCTCCGTATCGCCATCGCCGCCTGTCTCCGGACGCCATGA
- the hpnD gene encoding presqualene diphosphate synthase HpnD, whose translation MGRDTNFAYSFLALAPDRRMAITAVWDVCRAIDDEVDEHEERPLAERRAGLERWRAEIAACFDGGEPLTSQGRALQAVTRQFPLPRHAFEELIDGCAMDLVPTRFASFPELRVYCYKVASTVGLICIEIFGYDNPKTREYAEQLGLALQLTNILRDVPSDLARGRLYLPLDELAAHGVTEEDLREGRLTPAIASLFERQATRARDQFARAEAALPPEDARGLVAARIMGAIYRELLNRIAACGYDVFSSRVRVPRFHKARLALATWLRTVLSSPASAGVGVAK comes from the coding sequence GTGGGTCGCGACACGAATTTCGCCTACTCGTTCCTCGCTCTTGCGCCCGATCGCCGGATGGCGATCACGGCCGTGTGGGACGTGTGTCGTGCGATAGACGATGAGGTGGACGAGCACGAGGAGCGGCCTCTCGCGGAGCGTCGCGCGGGGCTCGAGCGTTGGCGCGCGGAGATTGCCGCGTGTTTCGACGGCGGTGAGCCTCTCACGTCGCAGGGGCGCGCGCTGCAAGCGGTGACCCGACAATTTCCCCTGCCACGACACGCCTTCGAGGAACTGATCGATGGGTGCGCGATGGACCTCGTGCCGACGCGGTTCGCATCGTTCCCCGAGCTCCGCGTGTACTGCTACAAGGTGGCGTCCACCGTCGGCCTCATCTGCATCGAGATTTTCGGCTACGACAACCCGAAGACGCGCGAGTACGCCGAGCAGCTCGGGCTCGCGCTCCAGCTCACGAACATCCTGCGCGACGTGCCCTCGGACCTCGCGCGCGGCCGGCTGTACCTGCCGCTCGACGAGCTTGCGGCCCACGGCGTCACCGAAGAGGATCTTCGCGAAGGGCGACTCACGCCGGCGATTGCGTCGTTGTTCGAGCGGCAGGCCACCCGCGCGCGAGATCAGTTCGCGAGGGCCGAAGCGGCGCTCCCGCCCGAGGACGCGCGTGGTCTGGTCGCCGCGCGCATCATGGGCGCGATCTACAGGGAATTGCTGAATCGCATCGCGGCCTGCGGGTACGACGTGTTCTCGAGCCGCGTGCGCGTGCCGCGCTTCCACAAGGCGAGGCTCGCGCTCGCCACGTGGCTGCGCACCGTCCTCTCGTCGCCGGCGTCCGCAGGAGTCGGCGTCGCGAAATGA
- a CDS encoding FAD-dependent oxidoreductase, with the protein MTSPDAIVIGAGCAGLSAACALAARGARVLVLEARGQLGGRATAFLDRESGEYVDNGQHVLLGCYHQTKHYLARVGASDAVQFQKQLAFTCVDAHGALSRLECPDWRPPLHLAGGLLRWRALGWGDRLAATRIRRGLAAARRAVTHGAPPPVLPGETVGAWLARHRQTPRLVALLWEPLAVAALNQSVAEAQAAPFVRILGQIFSDDPSDAALGMPTRPLHEVFGEPARAFIEARGGQVKLDALARVVVAGDRVGYVDTRGTSIRAATVIVAVPWFSLPAVFRGSEQGALRGLLESEAARASSSIVSVNLWLERAALPSPLVGLPQRTFQWMFDKRWAFGESANHFTLVASGADAVLRRTNEELADLALREATDALPELRQAKVQRIRVVREPNATFSLAAGQPSRPASHTSVQGLLLAGDWTDTGLPATIEGAIASGHAAAAAVA; encoded by the coding sequence ATGACATCGCCTGATGCGATCGTGATCGGCGCGGGCTGCGCGGGGCTGTCGGCGGCGTGCGCGCTGGCCGCCCGCGGCGCCCGCGTGCTGGTGCTCGAAGCGCGAGGGCAACTCGGGGGGCGCGCGACGGCGTTCCTCGATCGCGAATCGGGCGAGTACGTGGACAACGGCCAGCACGTCCTGCTCGGCTGCTATCACCAGACCAAGCACTACCTGGCGCGCGTTGGCGCGTCAGACGCGGTGCAGTTCCAGAAGCAGCTCGCGTTCACCTGTGTCGATGCGCATGGCGCGCTGTCGCGGCTCGAGTGTCCCGACTGGCGCCCGCCGCTGCACCTGGCGGGCGGGCTCCTGCGCTGGCGCGCGCTGGGCTGGGGCGACAGGCTCGCGGCCACGCGGATCAGGAGAGGCCTGGCTGCGGCGCGGCGTGCCGTCACGCATGGCGCGCCGCCACCGGTGCTTCCGGGTGAGACCGTGGGCGCATGGCTGGCGCGGCACCGACAGACGCCGCGCCTTGTGGCGTTGCTGTGGGAGCCGCTGGCCGTTGCGGCGTTGAACCAGTCGGTGGCCGAGGCGCAAGCCGCGCCGTTTGTGCGGATCCTCGGGCAGATCTTCAGCGACGACCCGTCTGATGCCGCGCTCGGCATGCCCACGCGGCCGTTGCACGAGGTGTTCGGCGAACCGGCTCGCGCATTCATCGAGGCGCGCGGCGGCCAGGTGAAGCTCGACGCCCTCGCCCGCGTGGTGGTGGCCGGCGACCGCGTCGGCTACGTCGACACGCGAGGCACCTCGATCAGGGCCGCGACGGTCATCGTCGCCGTGCCGTGGTTCAGCCTGCCGGCCGTGTTCCGGGGCAGCGAGCAGGGCGCGCTGCGCGGGTTGCTGGAGAGCGAGGCCGCGCGTGCCTCGTCATCGATCGTCTCGGTGAACCTGTGGCTGGAGCGGGCGGCGCTGCCGTCGCCGCTCGTGGGCCTGCCCCAACGGACCTTCCAGTGGATGTTCGACAAGCGCTGGGCGTTCGGCGAGTCGGCGAACCATTTCACGCTCGTGGCCAGTGGTGCCGACGCCGTCCTGCGGCGTACCAACGAGGAACTCGCCGACCTCGCGCTGCGGGAGGCCACCGACGCACTGCCGGAGTTGCGACAGGCGAAAGTTCAGCGTATCCGCGTGGTTCGCGAGCCGAACGCGACGTTCTCGCTGGCGGCGGGCCAACCGTCGCGACCTGCCTCGCATACGTCGGTGCAGGGGTTGCTGCTCGCGGGCGACTGGACCGATACGGGCCTCCCCGCGACGATCGAAGGGGCCATCGCCTCGGGTCATGCGGCCGCCGCTGCCGTGGCCTGA
- a CDS encoding fumarylacetoacetate hydrolase family protein, protein MLLYRTPQGLVLVTGGRSLSLPTLTFDALLQDPDPFARLALLATDAAEVDGATPQVMLAPIGSQDVWAAGVTYYRSRDARMDEARESGAATFYDRVYEAERPELFFKSTASRVVGPGGVVRVRRDSTWSVPEPELVLVINAAGTVIGYTVGNDMSARDIEGENPLYLPQAKMYDGSCAIGPAVLVTPRPLDASTAIGLRITRDGRVAFDGETTTGRIKRGFAELVGWLRRETTFSVGVYLFTGTGIVPPDDFTLASGDEIAITIDGIGTLVNVVE, encoded by the coding sequence ATGCTGCTGTATCGCACCCCGCAGGGACTCGTCCTGGTCACGGGCGGACGCTCGCTGTCCCTGCCCACGCTCACGTTCGACGCGCTGCTCCAGGATCCCGATCCGTTCGCGCGGCTCGCATTGCTTGCGACAGACGCCGCTGAAGTCGACGGCGCGACGCCGCAGGTGATGCTCGCGCCGATCGGATCGCAGGACGTGTGGGCGGCCGGCGTCACGTATTACAGGAGCCGCGACGCGAGGATGGACGAGGCGCGCGAGAGCGGAGCCGCGACGTTCTACGACCGCGTCTACGAAGCCGAGAGGCCCGAGCTGTTCTTCAAGAGCACGGCGTCCCGCGTGGTGGGGCCCGGCGGCGTGGTGCGCGTGCGCCGCGACTCGACGTGGTCGGTGCCGGAACCTGAGCTCGTGCTGGTGATCAACGCCGCCGGCACCGTGATCGGGTACACCGTCGGCAACGACATGAGCGCGCGCGACATCGAGGGCGAGAATCCGCTGTACCTGCCGCAGGCCAAGATGTACGACGGCAGCTGCGCCATCGGTCCGGCGGTGCTCGTCACGCCGCGTCCGCTGGACGCGAGTACCGCGATCGGGCTCCGCATCACGCGTGACGGTCGCGTCGCGTTCGACGGCGAGACGACGACAGGACGGATCAAGCGCGGCTTCGCCGAACTGGTGGGCTGGCTCCGGCGCGAGACGACGTTTTCAGTGGGCGTCTACCTGTTCACCGGCACGGGCATCGTGCCGCCCGACGACTTCACGCTCGCCAGCGGCGACGAGATCGCCATCACGATCGACGGCATCGGCACCTTGGTCAACGTCGTGGAGTGA
- a CDS encoding acyl-CoA thioesterase: MSTRSPGFSTSLRVRWADCDAFGHLNNASYLSYFEEARLDYWNAVVPDIPFPGMALVHASVDFKGQAYPGDMLTIAAAITELKTTSFWVSYEVRRGDTVVAVGRTAQLFFDYANQTPTPIPDDFRARIAAYEGIAAGGPGREP, translated from the coding sequence GTGAGCACGCGGTCGCCCGGGTTCTCGACCAGCCTTCGCGTGCGATGGGCCGACTGCGACGCGTTCGGTCACCTCAACAACGCCAGCTACCTCTCGTATTTCGAGGAGGCACGCCTCGACTACTGGAACGCCGTCGTCCCCGACATCCCGTTTCCGGGGATGGCGCTCGTCCACGCGTCGGTCGATTTCAAGGGACAGGCGTACCCGGGCGACATGCTGACCATTGCTGCGGCGATCACCGAGTTGAAGACAACGAGCTTCTGGGTGTCGTACGAGGTCAGGCGTGGCGATACCGTCGTGGCCGTGGGCCGGACGGCGCAGCTGTTCTTCGACTACGCGAACCAGACGCCCACGCCGATTCCAGACGACTTCCGTGCGCGCATCGCCGCGTACGAGGGGATTGCGGCCGGCGGACCCGGTCGCGAGCCGTGA
- a CDS encoding FAD-dependent thymidylate synthase — protein sequence MAYHAEVLLDSVNPAGQRLTTFVLRFPRFVLSEFNTHRMFSRNASSSRAIPTTKLMQQLREDPVLPVEWGRNQAGMQAREVLDAAAASAAEAEWLAARDAALAHADRLRAIGAHKQIVNRVLEPWMWTSVIVSSTTYDNFFTLRCHPDAQPEIKRLADMMRERFAASTPVPHASGEWHLPFIGPDDEVLAIEERKQVSVARCARVSYLTHVGTRDIDADMRLYRQLLDAGHWSPFEHVAVAAGDDARFNNFSGWQAYRHQMEQARTLVLGEVAPA from the coding sequence ATGGCCTACCATGCCGAGGTCCTGCTCGACAGCGTCAACCCGGCGGGTCAGCGGCTGACGACGTTCGTGCTGCGGTTCCCGCGGTTCGTGCTGTCGGAGTTCAACACGCACCGCATGTTCTCGCGCAACGCGTCGAGCTCGCGCGCGATTCCCACGACGAAGCTGATGCAGCAGCTCCGCGAGGACCCCGTCCTGCCGGTGGAATGGGGACGCAACCAGGCGGGGATGCAGGCGCGCGAAGTACTCGATGCCGCCGCCGCGTCGGCCGCCGAAGCCGAGTGGCTTGCCGCGCGTGACGCGGCGCTCGCGCACGCCGATCGACTCCGCGCCATCGGTGCGCACAAGCAGATCGTCAATCGCGTGCTCGAGCCGTGGATGTGGACGAGCGTGATCGTGTCGTCCACCACGTACGACAACTTCTTCACGCTGCGCTGCCATCCCGACGCGCAACCCGAGATCAAGCGCCTCGCCGACATGATGCGCGAGCGCTTCGCGGCGTCGACGCCCGTTCCTCACGCGTCCGGCGAATGGCACCTGCCGTTCATCGGACCTGACGACGAGGTGCTCGCGATCGAGGAGCGCAAGCAGGTGTCGGTGGCGCGCTGCGCGCGCGTCAGCTACCTGACGCACGTCGGCACGCGCGACATCGACGCCGACATGCGGCTCTATCGCCAGTTGCTCGACGCCGGACACTGGTCGCCGTTCGAGCATGTTGCCGTTGCGGCGGGCGATGACGCGCGCTTCAACAATTTCAGCGGCTGGCAGGCATATCGCCACCAGATGGAGCAGGCGCGCACGCTCGTGCTGGGCGAGGTGGCTCCCGCGTGA
- a CDS encoding alpha/beta fold hydrolase — protein MAIVLRHCTCLIVLLLSVTAALPGRAQPPADDIWNATFRIVVQGRSVGAEEVAVLREASGTTVRSSGGMTGGGFVLRSAELVYDSTGAPVRLRTEAIVKDQPLIIETTVSGGRGVSRILQGETTSEVAHDIAADAIFLPNNVFAAAQGLAFRVIGLQPGAALSLYVAPQGQIKGTLSAVADERMQTADGMYEVRRHAVDIDNNGTPLVLLLWAEKATGRLVRYSIPAANVDVVRDDLTSVFTREVKEYRENDQALLIPALGFNLGATVSRPAGKVAAGKKDKNVERLPAIILVGGSGNVDRDSIAYGVPVMGQLAGHLADAGWLVVRYDKRGVGQSGGRAESAGIADYADDVVSVVQWLRKQPDVDPKRIVVVGHSEGGSVGLIAASRSKNIRALVTIAAPGTKGSDLILEQQRRALDGLKIPDEEKQ, from the coding sequence ATGGCCATAGTCCTTCGCCATTGTACGTGCCTCATCGTCCTCCTCCTGTCGGTGACCGCGGCGCTGCCCGGCCGCGCGCAACCCCCTGCCGACGACATCTGGAATGCCACGTTCCGCATCGTCGTGCAGGGTCGCAGCGTGGGAGCGGAGGAGGTCGCGGTTCTGCGCGAAGCCTCGGGAACGACGGTCAGATCCTCCGGCGGCATGACGGGAGGCGGGTTCGTGCTGCGGAGCGCCGAGCTCGTGTACGACTCGACGGGCGCGCCGGTGCGGCTGCGCACCGAGGCCATCGTGAAGGATCAGCCGCTCATCATCGAGACGACGGTCTCGGGCGGGCGCGGCGTCAGCAGGATTCTGCAGGGCGAGACGACGTCGGAGGTGGCGCACGACATCGCGGCCGATGCGATCTTCCTGCCCAACAACGTGTTCGCCGCGGCGCAGGGCCTGGCGTTCCGCGTGATCGGCCTCCAGCCCGGAGCGGCACTCTCCCTGTACGTCGCGCCGCAGGGTCAGATCAAGGGAACGCTTTCTGCCGTTGCCGACGAGCGCATGCAGACGGCCGACGGCATGTACGAGGTGCGCAGGCACGCCGTCGACATCGACAACAACGGCACGCCGCTCGTGCTGCTCCTGTGGGCCGAGAAGGCGACGGGGCGACTGGTTCGCTACTCGATTCCCGCCGCGAACGTCGACGTGGTGCGCGACGACCTCACCAGCGTCTTCACGCGCGAGGTGAAGGAGTACCGGGAGAACGATCAGGCGCTGCTCATTCCCGCGCTCGGCTTCAACCTCGGGGCCACCGTGTCGCGTCCGGCGGGCAAGGTGGCTGCGGGCAAGAAGGACAAGAACGTCGAGCGCCTGCCGGCGATCATCCTCGTCGGCGGGTCGGGCAACGTCGATCGCGACAGCATCGCATACGGCGTACCTGTGATGGGCCAGCTCGCGGGGCATCTCGCCGACGCGGGATGGCTCGTGGTGCGCTACGACAAGCGCGGTGTGGGTCAGAGCGGAGGCCGGGCCGAATCAGCAGGCATCGCCGACTACGCAGACGATGTGGTGAGCGTGGTGCAGTGGCTGCGCAAACAGCCTGACGTGGATCCGAAACGCATCGTCGTCGTCGGTCACAGCGAGGGCGGTTCTGTCGGCCTGATCGCCGCGTCGCGCTCCAAGAACATCAGGGCGCTCGTCACGATCGCCGCGCCCGGTACGAAGGGCAGCGATCTGATCCTGGAACAGCAGCGTCGCGCGCTCGATGGCCTGAAGATCCCCGACGAGGAGAAGCAG
- a CDS encoding (deoxy)nucleoside triphosphate pyrophosphohydrolase — translation MRSIIVSAAVVERDGTFLLTRRAKDSHLGGKWEFPGGKVEPGESVEDALVREIGEELACAATIGQHLLTTRHAYEEVHVELHFFTVTIDGEPVPQLGQEMRWVPRQELGVLPLPEADADLVALLTA, via the coding sequence ATGCGCTCCATCATCGTCAGTGCGGCCGTCGTCGAGAGGGACGGGACGTTCCTGCTGACGCGTCGTGCGAAGGATTCGCACCTCGGTGGGAAGTGGGAGTTCCCGGGTGGAAAGGTCGAACCCGGGGAGAGCGTCGAGGACGCGCTCGTGCGCGAGATCGGCGAGGAGCTCGCGTGTGCCGCGACGATAGGGCAGCACCTCCTTACCACTCGACACGCCTACGAAGAGGTCCACGTCGAGCTGCACTTCTTCACTGTGACGATCGATGGCGAGCCGGTGCCGCAGCTCGGGCAGGAGATGCGCTGGGTGCCGAGGCAGGAACTCGGAGTGCTGCCATTGCCCGAGGCGGACGCAGACCTCGTGGCGCTGCTCACCGCGTAG
- a CDS encoding A/G-specific adenine glycosylase: protein MLDTPSPPARRRFRTQLLTWYRAQGRDLPWRRTGDPYHILVSEIMLQQTQVDRVLPKYLEWLEKYPSFEALASAPEHDVVQTWRPLGYNIRPRRLQSIAREAVTQYGGQLPSDEETLLSFKGIGAYTAGAVMSFAFGKRAAILDTNVARVLFRVFVGTGDPKSHAMRKHLWAVSRTVLPHKHVFDFNQALMDFGATVCTARKPLCTTCPMRRHCVHITSRPAG, encoded by the coding sequence ATGCTCGACACGCCATCGCCGCCGGCCCGACGACGATTCAGGACGCAGTTGCTGACGTGGTACCGCGCGCAGGGCCGCGACCTTCCCTGGCGGCGGACCGGCGACCCGTACCACATCCTTGTCTCCGAGATCATGCTCCAGCAGACGCAGGTGGATCGCGTGCTGCCCAAGTATCTCGAATGGCTGGAGAAGTATCCGTCGTTCGAGGCGCTCGCTTCGGCGCCCGAGCACGACGTCGTGCAGACGTGGCGTCCGCTCGGCTACAACATCAGGCCGCGGCGGCTGCAATCGATCGCCCGCGAAGCGGTGACGCAGTACGGTGGCCAGCTGCCGTCCGACGAAGAGACGCTGCTCTCCTTCAAGGGCATCGGCGCCTATACGGCCGGCGCCGTCATGAGCTTCGCGTTCGGCAAGCGCGCAGCGATCCTCGACACCAACGTGGCGCGCGTGCTCTTCCGCGTCTTCGTCGGCACGGGCGATCCGAAGTCGCACGCCATGCGCAAACACCTGTGGGCGGTGTCTCGCACGGTGTTGCCTCACAAGCACGTCTTCGACTTCAACCAGGCGCTCATGGATTTCGGCGCCACCGTGTGTACGGCACGCAAGCCGCTCTGCACGACGTGCCCCATGCGCCGGCACTGCGTCCACATCACGTCTCGGCCTGCCGGGTGA
- a CDS encoding class I fructose-bisphosphate aldolase, translated as MTATITPTSEIHALLGADAEALLTYEAKGFPKDTLHLPGPDYIDRVFAHTDRSPSVLRNYAQILNTGRLAGTGYVSIFPVDQGVEHSAGSSFALNPLYFDPENIVKLAYEGGCNCVTSTLGVLGSVARKWAHKIPFMVKLNHNEFLSYPNRYDQVMFATVEQAFEMGAIAVGATVYFGSEESTRQIQEVSAAFARAHELGMLTVLWCYTRNPAFKTKDVDYHVSADLSSQANHLGVTIEADIIKQKMPENNGGYNALKFGKTHPKVYSDLIPGDHPIEMTRYQLANCYMGRIGLINSGGASTANDFAESARTAVINKRAGGMGLILGRRAFQRPFADGVRLLNLLQDVYLDKAITIA; from the coding sequence ATGACCGCGACCATCACACCGACGTCCGAGATCCACGCGCTGCTTGGCGCCGACGCCGAAGCTCTCCTCACATACGAGGCCAAGGGCTTCCCGAAGGACACGCTGCACCTGCCGGGTCCCGACTACATCGACCGCGTCTTCGCGCACACGGACCGATCGCCGAGCGTGCTGCGCAACTACGCGCAGATCCTGAACACGGGCCGCCTGGCCGGCACCGGCTACGTCTCGATCTTCCCCGTCGACCAGGGCGTGGAGCACTCCGCGGGCTCGAGCTTCGCGCTCAACCCCCTGTATTTCGACCCCGAGAACATCGTGAAGCTGGCGTACGAGGGCGGCTGCAACTGCGTCACCTCCACGCTCGGTGTGCTCGGGTCGGTGGCGCGCAAGTGGGCGCACAAGATCCCGTTCATGGTGAAGTTGAACCACAACGAGTTCCTGAGCTACCCGAACCGCTACGACCAGGTGATGTTCGCCACCGTCGAGCAGGCATTCGAGATGGGCGCGATCGCGGTGGGCGCCACCGTGTACTTCGGGTCGGAGGAGTCGACGCGGCAGATCCAGGAAGTGAGCGCGGCGTTCGCGCGCGCACACGAACTCGGGATGCTGACGGTGCTCTGGTGCTACACGCGCAACCCGGCGTTCAAGACCAAGGACGTGGATTACCACGTATCGGCCGACCTCTCGAGTCAGGCCAACCACCTCGGCGTGACGATCGAGGCCGACATCATCAAGCAGAAGATGCCGGAGAACAACGGCGGCTACAACGCGCTGAAGTTCGGCAAGACGCACCCGAAGGTCTACAGCGATCTGATTCCGGGCGATCACCCGATCGAGATGACGCGCTACCAGCTCGCCAACTGCTACATGGGCCGTATCGGCCTCATCAACTCGGGCGGCGCGAGCACGGCCAACGACTTCGCCGAGTCGGCGAGGACTGCGGTGATCAACAAGCGCGCGGGCGGCATGGGGCTGATCCTCGGCCGTCGCGCCTTCCAGCGCCCGTTCGCCGACGGCGTCAGGCTGCTCAACCTGCTCCAGGACGTGTACCTGGACAAGGCGATCACGATCGCCTGA